Proteins encoded in a region of the Patagioenas fasciata isolate bPatFas1 chromosome 21, bPatFas1.hap1, whole genome shotgun sequence genome:
- the LOC136110711 gene encoding olfactory receptor 14C36-like — MDTRENELSVWYRTAAIPMNIKGHNNTAVEYFILTIMAYDRYVAICKPLHYGTLLGSRACVHMAAAAWGTGFLYALLHTANTFSLPLCKGNVLDQFFCEIPQILKLSRSNTYLREVWLLVISFSVAFGCFVFIFFSYVQIFSAVLRIPSEQGRHKAFSMCLPHLTVVSLFVSTVIFSHLKPLSFSSPSLDLVVSVLYSVVPPAVNPLIYSMRNKEIKDSVWRLMTGCFPKQ; from the exons ATGGACACGAGAGAGAACGAGCTGTCCGTGTGGTACAGGACTGCAGCCATTCCTATGAATATAAAGGGCCATAACAATA ctgcAGTAGAGTATTTTATCCTCACCATCAtggcctatgaccgctacgttgccatctgcaaacccctgcactacgggaccctcctgggcagcagagcttgtgtgcacatggcagcagctgcctggggcacTGGGTtcctctatgctctgctgcacacggccaatacattttcattgccactctgcaagggcaatgtcttggaccagttcttctgtgaaatcccccagatcctcaagctctcccgctcaaacacctacctcagggaagtctggcttCTTGTGATTTCTTTCTCAGTGGCATTcggctgttttgttttcatttttttctcctatgtgcagatcttcagtgctgtgctgagaatcccctctgagcagggacggcacaaagccttttccatgtgtctccctcacctgaccgtggtctccctgtttgtcagcactgtcaTATTTTCCCACCTGAagcccctctccttctcctccccatccctggatctggtggtgtcagttttgtactcagtggtgcctccagcagtgaatcccctcatctacagtatgAGGAACAAGGAGATCAAGGATTCAGTGTGGCGACTGATGACTGGCTGCTTTCCAAAGCAATAA
- the LOC136110955 gene encoding olfactory receptor 14I1-like has product MSNTSSITLFLLLAFTDTQELQLLHFWLFLGIYLAALLGNGLIITTIACDQHLRTPVYFFLLNLSVTDLGSISTIVPKAMGNSLWQTRAISYAGCAAQLFLFVFYLSAEFFLLTVMAYDRYVAICKPLHYGTLLGSGAFVHMAAAAWGTGLLYSVLHTANTFSLPLCQGNSVEQFFCELPQILKLSCSDAYLREFKLLVFSTFVILGYFVFIVVSYVQIFRAVLRIPSEQGRHKAFSTCLPHLAVVSLFISTGLFAFLKSPSISLPSLDLVLAVLYSLAPSTLNPLIYSLRNQEIQNAVWKLIPG; this is encoded by the coding sequence ATGTCCAACACCAGCTCcatcaccctgttcctcctcctggcattcacagacacacaagagctgcagctcttgcacttctggctcttcctgggcatctacctggctgccctcctgggcaacggcctcatcatcaccaccatagcctgtgaccagcacctccgcACCCCCGTGTACTTCTTCCTTCTCAACCTCTCTGTCACTGACcttggctccatctccaccattgtccctaaagcCATGGGCAACTCCCTCTGGCAGACCAGGGCTATCTCCTATgcgggatgtgctgcacagctctttctctttgtcttttacctttcagcagagttttttcttctcacagtcatggcctatgaccgctacgttgccatctgcaaacccctgcactatgggaccctcctgggcagcggAGCTtttgtccacatggcagcagctgcctggggcacTGGGCTCCTCTATTCTGTGCTACACACGGCCAACACATTTTCATTACCACTTTGCCAAGGTAATAGCGTTGAACAGTTCTTCTGTGAACTTCCCCAGATCcttaagctctcctgctcagatgcCTACCTCAGGGAATTTAAACTTCTTGTTTTCAGTACTTTTGTCATTTTAGgatattttgtgttcattgtggtgtcctatgtgcagatcttcagggctgtgctgaggatcccctctgagcagggacggcacaaagccttttccacctgcctccctcacctggctgtggtctcgctgtttatcagcactggctTGTTTGCTTTCCTGAAGTCCCCTTCCATCTCTTTGCCATCCCTGGATCTAGTGCTGGCAGTTCTGTACTCGTTGGCGCCctcaacattgaaccccctcatctacagcctgAGAAACCAGGAGATCCAGAATGCAGTGTGGAAACTGATCCCTGGATGA
- the LOC136110966 gene encoding olfactory receptor 14A16-like, which translates to MSNSSSITLFFLMESGDTRELQLLHFWLFLGTYLAALLTNGLIIITIGCDQHLHTPMYFFLLNLSLLDLGCISTTLPKSMASSLWNTRAISYIGCAAQLFLFVFFISAEYFLLTVMAYDRYVAICKPLHYGTLLGNRACVHMAAAAWASGFLHALLHTANTFSLPLCKGNAVEQFFCEIPQILKLSCSDVYLREFRLLMFSAVVYLGCFVFIVLSYLQIFRAVLRIPSEQGRHKTFSMCLPHLAVVSMFFITVIFSYLKPLSFSSPSLDLVVSVLYSVVPPAVNPLIYSMRNQELQDAVWRLVTGCLPEATKCPCSSTYDT; encoded by the coding sequence atgtccaacagcagctccatcaccctgtTCTTCCTCATGGAGTCTggagacacacgggagctgcagctcttgcacttctggctcttcctgggaacCTACTTGGCTGCTCTCCTGaccaatggcctcatcatcatcaccataggctgtgaccagcacctccacacccccatgtacttcttcctcctcaacctctccctccttgacctgggctgcatctccaccactcttcCTAAATCCATGGCCagttccctctggaacaccagggccatttcctacataggatgtgctgcacagctctttctgtttgtgtttttcatttcagcagagtactttcttctcacagtcatggcctatgaccgctacgttgccatctgcaaacccctgcactacgggacacTCCTGGGcaacagagcttgtgtccacatggcagcagctgcctgggccagtgggtttctccatgctctgctgcacacggccaatacattttcactgccactgtgcaagggcaatgctgtggagcagttcttctgtgaaatcccccagatccttaagctctcctgctcagacgtctacctcagggaatttagacttctcatgtttagtgctgTTGTCtatttggggtgttttgtgtttATTGTGCTGTCTTatttgcagatcttcagggccgtgctgaggatcccctctgagcagggacgacaTAAAACCTTTTCCatgtgtctccctcacctggccgtggtctccatgTTTTTCATCACTGTCATATTTTcctacctgaagcccctctccttctcctccccatccctggatctggtggtgtctgttctgtactcagtggtgcctccagcagtgaatcccctcatctacagtatgaggaaccaggagctccagGATGCAGTGTGGAGACTTGTGACTGGATGCCTGCCAGAAGCTACAAAGTGTCCCTGTTCTTCAACATATGACACATAA